In Longimicrobiales bacterium, a genomic segment contains:
- a CDS encoding S9 family peptidase: MTCKVVSAALLGIIFSSPLLAQDLRPIEPDDMFLTRSVGAPVVSPEGDWIAYTVSRTSLEEERSFTRIFMSPSTGGEAVGLTAPGKSAGSPGWSPDGRYFSFTASRDEGETQVWALDRRGGEGFPLTDVSQGISGYRWSPDGTRLLLTVRDEEEEKESAKENAPQEPWVIDRLQFKRDNTGYLTGDRHTHLYVYDLETETLRQLTTGRWDESLGVWSPDGTQIAFSSNRTGEPDANENSDVWTVSADLSEPTDSPTRVTTNLGSDGSPAWSPDGRWLTYTTGVRPDLIWYATTHLAVIASDGGEARLLTTALDRNVSQPRFSANGEWIWFRLEDSGENHIARIRPDGSGLGRPISGPLSAGAFDWAGETFAASVSYLDRPGEIYRAATLGSGDWISGTVPGETAVLDPVTTHNSHFLSTVRIAETRTIQFRSADGTEVEGFVTFPPDFAEGRRYPTLLRIHGGPVSQYSHAFQFESQLFASKGYLVVRVNPRGSSGYGQDFSAQLWANWGTPDFQDVMAGVDHVIAEGWADPDRLGVGGWSYGGILTNYVITQTDRFQGAITGASEVLYISNYGHDHYQRQWEAELGLPWEDNNRDNWERLSPFNRVEDIETPTLIMGGEDDWNVPILNSEQLYQALRRRGIETQLVVYPGQSHGIRVPSYQVDRYERYLAWYDTHVRGTGRPISD, encoded by the coding sequence ATGACCTGCAAGGTCGTATCCGCTGCTCTCCTGGGGATTATCTTCTCGTCTCCATTGCTTGCGCAGGATCTTCGTCCGATCGAACCGGATGACATGTTTCTGACCCGCTCGGTAGGAGCGCCGGTGGTCAGCCCTGAGGGCGACTGGATTGCATATACGGTATCACGCACATCGCTCGAAGAGGAGCGGTCGTTCACTCGCATTTTTATGTCGCCCTCAACAGGAGGAGAAGCAGTCGGGCTGACAGCTCCGGGGAAGTCAGCGGGCTCGCCGGGCTGGAGCCCGGATGGTCGCTACTTCTCCTTCACCGCATCTCGCGATGAGGGTGAGACCCAGGTCTGGGCGCTCGACCGACGGGGTGGTGAAGGCTTCCCGCTCACCGATGTCTCACAAGGCATCTCTGGCTACCGCTGGTCTCCGGACGGCACCCGGCTGCTGCTCACGGTACGCGATGAGGAGGAGGAAAAGGAAAGCGCGAAGGAGAACGCACCGCAGGAGCCGTGGGTGATTGACCGCCTGCAGTTCAAGCGCGACAACACAGGGTATCTCACAGGCGACCGGCACACACACCTGTACGTCTACGACCTCGAGACCGAGACCCTGCGGCAACTCACTACCGGGCGCTGGGATGAATCTCTGGGTGTCTGGAGCCCCGACGGCACCCAAATCGCGTTCAGCTCCAACCGGACGGGCGAGCCGGACGCGAATGAAAACTCCGACGTGTGGACCGTATCGGCAGATCTTTCTGAACCAACGGATTCGCCGACCCGAGTGACGACCAATCTGGGCTCGGACGGATCTCCGGCGTGGAGCCCCGATGGGCGTTGGCTCACCTACACGACCGGCGTTCGTCCCGATCTGATCTGGTACGCAACCACGCACCTGGCGGTGATCGCTTCAGACGGCGGTGAGGCTCGATTACTGACGACTGCACTCGATCGGAACGTGAGCCAGCCCCGCTTCTCCGCGAACGGCGAATGGATCTGGTTCCGACTCGAGGACTCGGGAGAAAACCACATCGCCCGGATCCGACCCGACGGGTCAGGCCTGGGGCGACCGATCTCGGGCCCTCTCAGCGCGGGTGCGTTCGACTGGGCGGGCGAGACCTTCGCCGCGTCCGTCAGCTACCTGGACCGGCCTGGGGAAATCTATCGAGCCGCCACCCTGGGCTCCGGGGACTGGATCTCTGGCACGGTGCCCGGTGAGACCGCGGTGCTGGATCCAGTGACCACACACAATTCACATTTTCTTTCTACGGTCCGCATCGCGGAAACCCGCACCATTCAGTTTCGGTCGGCAGACGGAACCGAAGTCGAGGGCTTTGTGACCTTTCCCCCAGACTTCGCCGAAGGACGCCGGTACCCGACGCTGCTACGCATCCACGGCGGTCCGGTATCGCAGTACAGCCATGCGTTCCAGTTCGAATCTCAGCTCTTCGCGTCCAAGGGCTACTTGGTTGTCCGTGTAAATCCGCGCGGCTCATCCGGATACGGCCAGGACTTCTCGGCTCAGCTATGGGCGAACTGGGGCACGCCAGACTTCCAGGACGTGATGGCCGGCGTGGACCACGTGATCGCCGAGGGCTGGGCAGATCCGGATCGCCTCGGCGTGGGCGGGTGGTCGTACGGCGGAATCCTCACGAATTACGTGATCACCCAGACGGATCGCTTCCAAGGCGCAATCACGGGTGCGAGCGAGGTGCTTTACATCTCCAACTACGGGCACGACCACTACCAACGGCAGTGGGAGGCAGAACTGGGGCTCCCATGGGAGGACAACAACCGTGACAACTGGGAGCGACTGAGTCCGTTCAACCGGGTCGAGGACATCGAGACCCCGACCCTGATCATGGGGGGTGAGGACGACTGGAACGTCCCCATCTTGAACTCCGAGCAGTTATACCAGGCGCTACGCCGGCGTGGAATCGAGACACAGCTGGTCGTGTATCCGGGACAGAGTCATGGGATCCGCGTGCCCTCGTACCAGGTTGACCGTTACGAACGCTACCTCGCCTGGTACGACACCCACGTTCGGGGGACCGGCCGGCCAATCAGCGACTGA
- a CDS encoding sulfatase has translation MTLGCLLVLAVSGCGEYAVDAPVNVVVVLIDDIGWMDTSVYGSTFYETPNIDRLAAEGARFTQFYTASSVCSPTRASIMTGKHPARLDLTNWIGGEQNGLLDQAEYIRQLPQDEVTIGEAFQAAGYHTGYVGKWHLGESPYLPDTQGFAFNFAVNQAGQPASYFPPYALANPSVTDVPDLAGDPDDAYLTDRLTDASLEFIENNRDSPFFLVLSHYAVHTPLQAPADEVERYEAKAAALGPESEEHYEAERDADTKLRQDHATYAAMVQSSDRSVGRILDKLSELSLDQNTVVVFLSDNGGLSTLTRRSPNQATANTPLRAGKGWLYEGGIRAPLIVRWPGTISAGAVVSAPAASTDVFPTLLELAGLPGQPSHHVDGASLVGAMNGAPEVHEALFWHFPHYHGSGNRPGGAVRIADLKLVEWFEDGVVELYDLATDLGERRDLSTERPEDTARLLKELRNWRNELDANMPTRR, from the coding sequence ATGACCCTGGGATGCCTTCTGGTCCTGGCCGTGTCCGGGTGTGGTGAGTATGCGGTCGACGCTCCCGTCAACGTCGTCGTGGTACTGATCGACGACATCGGCTGGATGGACACGTCAGTGTACGGCAGCACCTTTTATGAGACCCCGAACATCGACCGCCTGGCGGCCGAGGGAGCTCGATTCACACAGTTCTACACCGCCAGCTCGGTATGCTCGCCAACGCGGGCCAGCATCATGACCGGGAAGCACCCGGCTCGGCTCGATCTCACCAACTGGATCGGGGGCGAGCAAAACGGCCTGCTGGATCAGGCCGAGTACATCCGCCAGCTCCCCCAGGATGAGGTTACGATCGGAGAAGCGTTCCAGGCAGCCGGCTACCACACTGGCTACGTGGGAAAGTGGCACCTCGGAGAGTCGCCATACCTTCCGGACACGCAGGGATTCGCATTCAACTTCGCCGTGAATCAGGCCGGGCAGCCGGCGTCCTATTTTCCGCCCTATGCCCTCGCGAATCCGTCGGTCACCGACGTTCCTGATCTAGCCGGAGACCCAGATGACGCATACCTGACCGACCGGCTCACGGACGCATCGCTGGAGTTCATCGAGAACAACCGAGACAGTCCATTTTTCCTGGTCCTGTCGCACTATGCGGTTCACACTCCGCTACAGGCGCCTGCCGATGAGGTTGAGCGGTATGAGGCCAAGGCCGCTGCGCTCGGGCCCGAGTCAGAGGAGCACTATGAGGCCGAGCGGGACGCGGACACAAAGCTCCGACAGGACCATGCGACATACGCGGCAATGGTCCAGTCCAGCGATCGCAGCGTGGGTCGCATTCTCGACAAACTGTCCGAGCTGTCACTCGATCAGAACACAGTGGTGGTATTCCTCTCCGACAATGGCGGGCTGAGTACACTGACGCGCCGGAGTCCGAACCAGGCCACGGCGAATACCCCCCTGCGGGCGGGAAAGGGGTGGCTGTACGAAGGCGGTATTCGGGCACCACTCATCGTTCGTTGGCCGGGGACGATCTCGGCCGGCGCGGTGGTCTCTGCCCCGGCCGCTAGCACCGACGTCTTCCCCACGCTACTCGAGCTGGCTGGCCTGCCCGGCCAACCTTCACATCATGTAGACGGAGCGAGCCTGGTCGGGGCGATGAACGGAGCGCCAGAGGTGCATGAGGCGCTCTTCTGGCACTTTCCTCACTACCACGGTTCGGGCAACCGTCCCGGGGGGGCCGTGCGAATCGCAGATCTGAAGCTCGTAGAGTGGTTCGAGGACGGCGTTGTCGAGTTGTACGACCTGGCGACTGATTTGGGTGAAAGGCGGGATCTCTCGACGGAACGCCCGGAGGACACCGCTCGACTCCTCAAGGAACTCCGCAACTGGCGGAACGAACTGGACGCCAACATGCCCACGCGGCGGTGA
- a CDS encoding D-aminoacylase, with protein MKSICAVTRLYAAAFVVLVAGCAAEGGMAGSPSSFLIVGATVVDGTGAPGRVTNVRVLGDRIAAIGGLEAERGETVVEADGLVLAPGFIDTHSHHDGGLTETPEALGAVSQGITTIIVGQDGGSPLPLSDFFGEVEATSVAINVAAYAGHNSLRGAVMGDDFRRPADDQEVQEMADLLRRELEAGAIGLSTGLEYDPGIYSETSEVLALAHVTADAGGRYISHMRSEDRAFFEALDELLTIGRETGMPVQVGHIKLAMKSLWGRTDEVIAILDSARAEGIDVTADIYPYEFWQSTMTVLFPDREFTREAAQFALEELAPPEGMLIAAFDPDPSYVGLTLAEIAAARGRPAVDVYLELIAEVAAIDGRESVIARSMVADDIGAFLSWPHTNVSSDGSLAGRHPRGFGAFTRVLALHVRERGDVTLEEAIRRMTSLAAEHMGLVNRGTLAVGAFADFVLFDPHIVTDRATPESPNEPSVGIAGVWVNGEQVYGSEGTTGARPGRILRKTTR; from the coding sequence ATGAAGTCCATATGTGCCGTCACCAGACTATATGCAGCCGCTTTCGTTGTTCTCGTGGCGGGGTGCGCTGCGGAAGGCGGCATGGCGGGAAGCCCCTCTTCCTTCCTGATAGTTGGCGCAACCGTCGTCGACGGGACCGGTGCACCTGGCCGGGTTACGAACGTGCGCGTGCTCGGCGACCGAATCGCCGCAATCGGGGGTCTGGAAGCGGAGCGCGGCGAGACGGTCGTCGAAGCCGACGGGCTGGTCCTCGCTCCCGGTTTTATCGACACGCACAGCCATCATGACGGTGGCCTCACCGAGACTCCTGAGGCACTCGGCGCGGTTAGTCAGGGCATTACGACGATCATCGTCGGCCAAGACGGCGGATCGCCACTTCCGTTGAGCGACTTCTTCGGTGAGGTCGAGGCGACGTCGGTCGCGATCAATGTCGCGGCGTACGCAGGCCACAACTCCTTGCGAGGCGCCGTCATGGGTGATGATTTCCGCCGTCCGGCAGATGATCAAGAGGTCCAGGAGATGGCGGACCTCCTCCGGAGGGAGCTCGAAGCCGGGGCGATCGGATTGTCGACCGGGCTGGAGTACGACCCAGGCATCTATTCGGAGACTTCGGAAGTTCTGGCTCTCGCTCACGTAACCGCAGACGCGGGGGGTCGTTACATCAGCCATATGCGCAGCGAAGATCGGGCGTTCTTCGAAGCACTGGACGAGCTGCTGACGATCGGCCGCGAAACCGGGATGCCGGTCCAGGTCGGACACATCAAACTCGCCATGAAGAGCCTCTGGGGTCGCACCGATGAGGTCATCGCGATTCTCGACTCGGCGCGAGCCGAAGGGATCGACGTCACTGCGGATATCTACCCGTATGAATTTTGGCAGTCGACCATGACGGTGCTCTTCCCGGACCGAGAGTTCACCAGGGAGGCTGCACAGTTCGCTCTCGAAGAACTCGCGCCACCTGAGGGGATGCTCATTGCTGCGTTCGACCCCGACCCGTCCTACGTCGGGTTGACCCTCGCCGAGATCGCCGCGGCGCGTGGCCGCCCCGCAGTCGACGTGTACCTCGAGCTGATTGCGGAGGTCGCCGCGATCGACGGTCGAGAGAGTGTGATCGCCCGCAGTATGGTTGCCGACGATATCGGAGCTTTCCTCTCTTGGCCGCACACCAACGTCTCAAGCGACGGTTCTTTGGCCGGCCGGCACCCGAGAGGCTTTGGAGCGTTCACGCGGGTTCTTGCACTCCATGTGCGAGAGCGGGGAGATGTGACGTTGGAGGAAGCCATCCGAAGAATGACGTCGCTCGCCGCGGAGCACATGGGTCTAGTGAACCGAGGCACATTGGCCGTAGGGGCGTTCGCAGACTTCGTCCTATTCGACCCCCACATCGTGACGGACCGAGCCACACCGGAGTCACCGAACGAACCGTCCGTGGGAATCGCCGGTGTGTGGGTCAACGGTGAACAGGTCTATGGCTCGGAGGGCACTACGGGAGCCAGGCCGGGTCGCATTCTCAGGAAGACAACACGATGA
- a CDS encoding serine hydrolase — MTALSVRTHRLLDTGPWLGAGLFALALLVLYPGEARAQAALERTEVDAVFADFGMNTPGCALGVVSDGRLIYGRGYGLANLEHDIPITTHSVFRSGSVSKQFTGAVVAFAAMEGHLSLEDELRTWVPELPDYGSRLTLLHALNHTSGLRDYLTLMDLRGLRNDDFYTELDLIERQAAQEELNFDAGSEHLYSNSGYFLLTEAVARAVGKPFREYADEVLFEPLGMTNSHFHDDNNHVVPLRADGYAPLPDGSYRTSMTTLEMIGDGGVYTSIEDMAKWLVAQEQDGLRAGLNDIVQARGVLKSGDDIPYALGITHGNYRGLPTIGHGGSFVGFRAHTLRFPTEGFGLVVLCNRSDGDPGRRIRRVADVVLAGRLGPIPEESAEERRAREGVPAVTPENPSEYVGVYYSPELDVEYHFSEEDGALRVRAGSAIEEQVYRMDGDTLAAGSPLPGDRFSPSLVFRFERDGRSVSGFELDAGRVVRLRFRKVRGG; from the coding sequence ATGACCGCACTCAGTGTTCGCACCCATCGCCTTCTGGACACCGGCCCGTGGCTGGGCGCGGGTCTATTCGCCCTCGCGCTCCTCGTGCTTTACCCCGGCGAGGCTCGAGCGCAGGCGGCCCTCGAGCGCACCGAGGTGGACGCGGTGTTCGCCGACTTCGGTATGAACACGCCTGGCTGTGCGCTCGGTGTCGTATCGGACGGGCGACTCATCTACGGGCGGGGATACGGTCTCGCCAACCTCGAGCACGACATCCCGATCACGACCCACTCGGTATTCCGTTCCGGATCGGTATCGAAGCAGTTCACGGGAGCTGTCGTCGCGTTTGCTGCCATGGAAGGGCACCTGAGTCTGGAAGACGAGCTGCGAACGTGGGTCCCCGAGCTGCCAGATTACGGAAGCCGGCTGACGCTCCTCCACGCCTTGAACCATACGAGCGGTCTGAGGGACTACCTGACGCTGATGGATCTGAGGGGCCTGCGAAATGACGACTTCTACACAGAGCTCGACCTCATTGAACGGCAGGCCGCCCAAGAAGAGCTCAACTTCGACGCCGGCTCAGAGCACCTGTACAGTAACTCGGGCTATTTCCTTCTCACCGAGGCAGTGGCACGCGCGGTCGGCAAGCCATTCCGCGAGTACGCGGACGAAGTCCTTTTTGAACCGCTCGGCATGACCAACTCGCACTTCCACGACGATAACAACCATGTGGTTCCGCTCCGAGCCGACGGGTATGCTCCCCTGCCCGACGGCAGCTACCGAACCTCGATGACAACGCTAGAGATGATCGGGGATGGAGGCGTTTACACCTCCATCGAGGATATGGCGAAGTGGCTGGTCGCCCAGGAACAGGACGGGCTGAGGGCGGGCCTCAACGACATCGTTCAAGCGCGGGGGGTGCTAAAGTCAGGGGACGACATCCCCTACGCGCTGGGGATCACCCACGGCAACTATCGCGGCCTGCCGACAATCGGACACGGCGGGTCGTTCGTCGGATTTCGCGCCCATACCCTTCGCTTCCCCACCGAGGGTTTTGGTCTGGTGGTCCTCTGCAATCGATCCGACGGCGATCCGGGGAGGAGAATCCGACGCGTGGCCGATGTCGTGCTCGCGGGACGACTCGGTCCGATACCGGAGGAGTCCGCGGAGGAGCGGCGGGCCCGCGAGGGCGTACCCGCGGTGACTCCAGAGAACCCCTCTGAGTATGTGGGCGTGTACTACAGCCCCGAGCTGGACGTGGAGTACCACTTCTCGGAGGAAGACGGGGCCCTGCGGGTGCGAGCAGGTAGCGCGATTGAGGAGCAGGTCTATCGGATGGACGGGGACACACTTGCGGCGGGCTCACCCTTGCCCGGCGATCGATTCTCGCCCTCCCTCGTATTCCGTTTCGAGAGAGACGGCAGGTCGGTATCGGGCTTCGAGCTCGATGCCGGTCGGGTTGTGCGCCTGCGCTTTCGGAAGGTGCGTGGTGGTTAG
- a CDS encoding proline iminopeptidase-family hydrolase, with translation MKHQRTFAACGTVLAAALYSAGCGPPAGLPDDGFVDVTGGRIAFRVMGDGAGVPVLVIHGGPGSSSCIYPSTLTGMAEERPVIMYDQLGTGHSERITDLERYAVLPRFVEEVTALRAELGLEALHILGHSWGATVALEYLLTASPTGVLSVTLVGPLVGTDRWLRDANDLVAELSVEAQAAVRAAVDSGDFATAAFEAANTEFMGQFGIRNPDAYAGIQECALRPPGNSGLYEYMWGPSEFVSTGTLRDYDRIDRLPELTLPVLFLVGEYDEARPETVREFQAMVPGSIVKVIPDAGHVSNVDQPELFNAAVNEFLAGVERR, from the coding sequence TTGAAGCATCAAAGAACATTTGCTGCGTGTGGGACGGTCCTTGCGGCCGCCCTGTACTCGGCTGGCTGTGGCCCACCCGCAGGGCTGCCCGACGATGGGTTCGTCGACGTAACGGGTGGACGAATCGCGTTCCGCGTCATGGGCGACGGAGCCGGGGTGCCTGTGCTGGTCATTCACGGCGGTCCGGGGAGTTCCAGTTGCATCTATCCCTCGACGTTGACTGGCATGGCCGAGGAACGGCCGGTCATCATGTACGACCAATTGGGGACAGGTCACTCAGAGCGGATAACCGACTTGGAGCGATACGCGGTTCTTCCGAGGTTCGTTGAGGAGGTCACAGCTCTTCGCGCCGAACTCGGGTTGGAGGCGCTTCACATTTTGGGTCATTCCTGGGGTGCCACCGTCGCCTTGGAATACCTGCTCACGGCCTCACCAACCGGAGTGCTGTCAGTCACTCTAGTGGGCCCACTGGTCGGAACAGATCGCTGGCTTCGAGATGCTAATGACTTGGTGGCGGAACTCTCGGTTGAGGCTCAGGCCGCGGTCCGTGCCGCCGTGGATTCTGGAGACTTTGCGACGGCAGCCTTTGAGGCAGCGAACACAGAGTTCATGGGTCAGTTCGGCATCCGGAATCCCGATGCATACGCGGGTATTCAAGAGTGCGCGCTCAGGCCACCAGGAAACTCAGGGTTGTACGAGTACATGTGGGGTCCTTCGGAGTTCGTCTCGACGGGCACTCTACGAGACTACGATCGAATTGACCGGCTTCCGGAGCTAACCCTGCCGGTTCTATTCTTGGTCGGCGAATACGACGAGGCCCGACCAGAGACGGTCCGGGAGTTTCAGGCCATGGTACCGGGGTCCATCGTAAAGGTTATTCCGGACGCTGGGCACGTTAGCAATGTCGATCAACCCGAGCTGTTCAATGCGGCCGTGAACGAATTCTTGGCGGGAGTCGAGCGTCGGTAG
- a CDS encoding endonuclease/exonuclease/phosphatase family protein: MIPRVGVLLLTAFTLSATSAGAEAQSNPSAIFHFDGTFESSEPLSFVGGIEGEALSLGPDAATTFLTLPSGLSLGGDEDFTVRFWIRSEAEVDRRFVVLSNKKFDDNSLDSQKNAGWVFYVSSGTWAWSLGSGSRRLTYERDNGEHMPLNDGRWHQLAMTYSAGLSEIRLFYDGVNWVSYHVSDSDGFDFTSTDPVTVGWDARDASPVPDVLPAIDSGAVRLQAFVDAFNALGQRPIESDEFLRLIVDPRSMFEERAGREVEDGAWQPVAAAEAALMENPYTIHQALEFMIAAPLSKIYALIDGRVVIRRDVAARYSDRERLSTPIFDIDELAIWNHVVSPEDLQSTYAEHFASPDQALRESVSTLTSGVWNIWHGGKHFTPEEHGWDSRERVAEVIAAEGVDVVMMQETYSSGDFIAAEVGYYFATTVDWDYLNQGANISVLSRYPIREIHVQEDAPFNNVGTRVQLSATQDMYVMSNWYGMNQFGDVFDFHQSRFAEAESIPVLFGGDFNAIPHTDGGDSPASLALLDAGFTDAFRSLHADVEEWPGPTHQSGRRIDQLYYKGTGLKNTSTRVISTSDSGFPSDHFMILSRFDLDYRTRGPVLPGTR, translated from the coding sequence ATGATTCCACGCGTGGGGGTCCTCCTCCTTACTGCATTCACCCTGTCTGCCACGAGCGCGGGCGCGGAGGCCCAGAGCAATCCGTCGGCCATTTTCCACTTTGATGGGACCTTCGAATCATCTGAGCCGCTCTCTTTCGTGGGCGGCATCGAGGGCGAGGCCCTCAGCCTCGGGCCAGATGCTGCGACGACGTTCTTGACCCTCCCGTCCGGCCTGTCACTCGGTGGCGATGAGGACTTTACCGTCCGATTCTGGATCCGGTCTGAAGCGGAGGTCGATCGGCGTTTTGTCGTCCTTTCCAACAAGAAGTTCGACGACAACAGCCTGGATTCACAAAAGAACGCGGGATGGGTTTTCTACGTGTCCAGCGGCACCTGGGCCTGGAGCCTCGGCTCCGGTTCGCGCCGCCTCACGTACGAGCGTGATAACGGAGAACACATGCCGCTGAATGACGGTCGGTGGCATCAGTTGGCGATGACATACAGTGCGGGTCTCTCCGAGATCCGACTCTTCTATGATGGCGTGAACTGGGTGTCGTACCACGTCTCTGACTCGGACGGCTTTGACTTTACCAGTACCGATCCAGTTACCGTCGGATGGGACGCTCGCGACGCCTCACCCGTGCCCGACGTGCTCCCGGCCATCGACTCGGGTGCGGTCCGCCTGCAGGCGTTCGTCGACGCCTTCAACGCTCTCGGTCAGCGGCCGATCGAGTCCGACGAGTTTCTTCGACTCATCGTCGATCCCCGGTCGATGTTCGAAGAGAGGGCCGGTCGTGAAGTCGAAGACGGCGCCTGGCAGCCCGTCGCGGCTGCAGAGGCGGCGCTCATGGAAAACCCCTATACGATCCATCAAGCGCTGGAGTTCATGATCGCGGCACCCCTGTCGAAGATCTACGCGCTCATCGATGGCAGGGTGGTTATTCGCCGGGATGTCGCCGCGCGATACTCGGACAGAGAAAGACTCTCGACACCTATTTTTGACATCGACGAGCTCGCGATCTGGAACCACGTCGTATCGCCCGAGGACCTACAAAGCACCTACGCTGAGCACTTCGCGTCACCGGATCAGGCGCTCCGGGAAAGCGTGTCGACGTTGACCTCTGGGGTTTGGAACATCTGGCATGGAGGGAAGCACTTCACGCCTGAGGAACACGGGTGGGACTCACGCGAGCGCGTTGCCGAGGTCATCGCAGCCGAAGGCGTCGACGTCGTCATGATGCAGGAGACCTACTCCTCAGGTGATTTCATTGCCGCCGAGGTCGGGTACTACTTCGCGACAACGGTCGATTGGGACTACCTGAACCAGGGCGCGAACATCTCTGTCTTGAGCCGCTACCCGATCCGCGAAATCCATGTCCAAGAGGACGCTCCGTTCAACAACGTCGGCACGAGAGTTCAGCTCAGTGCGACTCAGGACATGTACGTCATGTCGAACTGGTACGGGATGAATCAGTTCGGGGACGTCTTCGACTTCCATCAGTCACGGTTCGCAGAGGCCGAATCGATTCCTGTCCTCTTCGGTGGGGACTTCAACGCGATCCCGCACACGGACGGTGGGGACAGTCCCGCCTCGCTCGCACTCCTGGACGCAGGATTCACTGACGCCTTCCGTAGTCTCCACGCTGATGTCGAGGAGTGGCCCGGGCCCACGCACCAGAGCGGGCGACGCATCGACCAGCTGTACTACAAGGGCACGGGGCTGAAGAACACGTCGACACGGGTGATCTCAACCTCGGACTCGGGTTTTCCTTCCGACCACTTCATGATCCTGTCTCGCTTCGACCTGGATTACCGAACTCGAGGCCCGGTGTTACCTGGGACGCGATAG
- a CDS encoding aminotransferase class I/II-fold pyridoxal phosphate-dependent enzyme: protein MTQTSLSSRGAHAADTPLRIDYGAYSEAIANVYHPTDNPTGALPLNVAENRLSWFDLKAKIEAITSENEIPAWVPGYTSARGAPEFREAVATFLAEHLTGCPVDPEHLGVSAGATSVIEMTSFILADVGDVAVIPSPSYPVYRQDIGNLSGVERYDLVTHHELSEIEHGPALTLAHLEQAREEIEAAGKRFRMLILTTPDNPTGGIYRAGRLSEVADWCIEQEVHMVVNEIYGLSLIDTEHPVIRSDYSEELLFSSFANIMAAKPSDFLHLWYAVSKDLGISGFRVGLVYSQNAALLEAYENLNLTHSVSNHTQWVLEHLLTDAEFMTPYLIRNRKRLTQSYAVAVGYMKRLGIPYVPSRGSLFVWIDLSEFMNGDSGEAELELWQELFRVTGVLLTPGTGFGHTKKGLFRVVYPCVSIEELKVAMGRLEQFVRERRNR from the coding sequence ATGACCCAGACCTCACTCTCGAGCCGCGGAGCTCATGCGGCCGACACCCCGCTCCGCATCGACTACGGCGCCTATAGTGAGGCGATCGCGAACGTCTATCACCCAACCGATAACCCCACCGGAGCCTTGCCGCTCAACGTCGCGGAGAATCGTCTCAGTTGGTTTGATCTGAAGGCAAAGATCGAGGCGATCACCTCGGAGAACGAGATTCCCGCATGGGTGCCGGGATACACCTCCGCCCGGGGAGCGCCAGAGTTCAGAGAGGCCGTCGCGACCTTCCTAGCCGAGCACCTGACCGGCTGTCCCGTCGACCCGGAGCATCTGGGTGTCTCCGCCGGAGCTACTAGCGTCATCGAAATGACCTCCTTCATCCTCGCCGATGTTGGCGACGTCGCGGTCATCCCCTCGCCAAGCTATCCCGTGTATCGCCAAGATATCGGCAACCTCTCCGGCGTCGAGCGCTACGACCTCGTGACCCACCACGAGCTTTCGGAAATAGAACACGGCCCCGCCCTTACTCTCGCCCATCTTGAGCAGGCACGAGAGGAGATCGAAGCGGCTGGCAAGCGCTTCCGCATGCTGATCCTCACGACACCCGACAACCCGACCGGCGGCATCTACCGAGCGGGCCGGCTCTCTGAGGTGGCCGACTGGTGCATCGAGCAGGAGGTCCACATGGTCGTCAACGAGATCTACGGATTGTCGCTCATCGACACCGAGCACCCGGTGATCAGGTCTGATTACTCCGAGGAGCTGCTCTTTTCCTCTTTCGCCAACATCATGGCGGCGAAGCCAAGCGACTTCCTCCATCTGTGGTACGCCGTTTCCAAGGACCTCGGCATCTCTGGCTTCCGCGTCGGGCTCGTCTACTCACAAAATGCCGCGCTTCTGGAAGCCTACGAAAACCTGAATCTGACCCACTCGGTATCCAACCACACTCAGTGGGTGCTCGAGCATCTACTGACCGACGCCGAGTTCATGACCCCGTACCTCATCCGCAACCGGAAGCGCCTCACCCAATCGTACGCAGTCGCGGTTGGGTACATGAAGCGCCTCGGCATACCCTATGTCCCAAGCCGAGGAAGCCTCTTCGTTTGGATCGACTTGTCGGAATTCATGAACGGCGATTCGGGAGAGGCGGAGTTGGAACTTTGGCAAGAGCTCTTCCGAGTCACTGGCGTCCTCCTCACTCCGGGAACCGGATTCGGGCACACGAAGAAGGGACTCTTTCGGGTCGTCTATCCGTGTGTGTCGATTGAGGAACTCAAGGTCGCGATGGGGCGGCTCGAGCAATTTGTGAGAGAAAGACGCAACAGGTAG